The DNA region CCAGCGCCGGGTACGTGCGCCCGGAATGGGTGAAGCGCCTCAACGAGAACAAGCTCGGCGGCACTCCCCCAAGGTCCCGGTGTTCCTCTACCACGCCACCCAGGACCAGCTCGTGCAGTTCGCCCAGGCCGACGCGTTGCACAAGGCCTACTGCACCGCCGGGGTCAAGACGACCTGGAAGACCTTCGAGACCGACCACATCACGGCGGTCTACACCGGGAACGCCGACGTGCTCGCCTTCCTCAAGGACCGCGTCGCGGGCGCTCCGGCGACGTCGAACTGCTGATCATCCTTTGCTCGTGAGTGGCTTAAGCCAACTGTGTCCTATGTACCTACTGGTCCGAAGTCCGTGAAGGCCTCCTTGAGGGACTCTGGGTCCCTCAAGGAGGCCTTCACGGACTGGGCACACAGGACGCGCGGCGTGCGCAAAGACGCGACTCGCGTGATCAGAGACGGGACTCGCGTGCTTGGAGGCCGCACTCGGGGTGTTTCCGTCTCTGATCACGCGAGTTCCGCCTTCGATCACGTGAGTGCGGCGTGTCAGTTCGGCGATTGCACGTGATCAGACGGACGACACGCGTGACTGGACGGACGCCACACGCGTGACCCAGAGCCGTCCGTCTGGACACGCGTGCCGTCCATCCGGTCACGCGACCCAGTGTCCTTTGTGGACAAAGACCGTCAGACGTCGGCGGGCCGCAGCCGTTCCGCGCGCAACGCCAGCTCGATCCGCAGCCGCTGATCCGGATCGTCCAGCCGCTCCCCGAACAACTCGGAAAGCCGCCGCAGCCGCGCCCGCACCGTCTGCGGATGCACGGCGAGCTGCCGGGCGATCTCGGGCGCGCTCCCGCGCGTCTGCACCTGCGTGAGCAGGGTCGCCGACAGCTCGTCGTGCTGACGCGGCGCCAGCCCCGACAACGGTTCCAGCGCCTCGCCCGCCAGCCGGTCGAGCAGGAATTCGTCGGCGAGCAACAGCAGCGTGGTGATGTGCTCCTCGCACCACAGCACCGGGCCGACCGTGGTGATCATCCCCCGCTGGGCGAGCTCGGACGCGCGGCGCGCGATCCGGTACGACTCGGCGGCCTGCGCGATCGGAACGGAGACCCCGACGGTCGCCGACCAGCCGGACGGCAGCTCCCGGAGACCGCTCAGGTCGGCTTCGGGACAGGCCACCAGCGCGCCGGGCATATCGGACACGAGATCCACGGGAACCGCCGAGGGCAGCAGCCCCGCCGGGAACGAGGGCGCTCCGGGTGACGCGGTGAAGACGACCGCCGTGATCCGGTCCGGGATGCGCCAGCCGATGGCGACGGCGAGCGCGCCGGCGTCGGCCTGGCTGTACCCGGTGCCGCCGGCCAGCAGCCGGAACAACCGCGCGCGCTGCTCCGCGGGCCCTGTCGCTTCCGCCTGTGCGGCGTTGTAGCCGTCGGCCAGCGCCATCGTCACCTCGACGACGTCGCCGAAAAGGCACTCGGCCGCGCCGTAGAGGACGTCGCCGGGCAGCTGGAGCTGACGGCCGATCGAAGCGATCGAACGCCACAGCACCCGGCTCGAGACCCTGAACGCCGCCTGCGCGGCTTCCCGGCTGAGTCCTTGATGGAACGCGATCCTGCCCTGTGCGCGGAAATCGACCAGGAGGTCGTTCTGCAGCAGTTCGGGGACGCCGACCCTGTCGATGGCGCGTTCGATACTGCGCCTGGTCAGCTCGACGGCCGCCGCGCGGGCCTCGCCGTCACTGAACACCTCGGCGCATTCACCGATCTCGGACACCACGCCTTCGACGCAGTGCCGGGCGATCGCCGGGATCCGCGGGCGGACGGCGTCGCCGAGTTCCCTCGGCAGGCGTGCCCAGAGGGCGCCGACGGGCTGCCAGCTCACGTGTGCGATCCCCCGTTGAGAAGTCGGCCGACGATTACGGGCACCAATTCCCTTTCGTCCGCGCGCCACCGGCGCACTCGAATGCACGGAGCGTAGAACCGTCGCCACATCCGTGTCAAAAGACGTCACACCGAAACACCCGTCCGTTGTCACGTGGCTGAGCGTCACGACTTTCCGTTGCAAATTCAACGTCACATTCGGGGTACAGGCCGTCCGCCGATCCAGTACAAACAGCCCGGCACCGTTCCCGTCGTTCCGACGTGGTTATGCAAACGGATTCATGTTTCCCTCCCCGGTTCGAGGAAAATCAAAGGGTGGTCTTGGTGGTCGAGTACCGCGGTTTCGGCATGCTGGCGACGTTGCCGCGTTCGCTCGGCGAAGAACTGCGTCCGTATACCGGGCACGCCGCGGCCGCGATGGTCAAGCAGGTGCAGCGGTCGGTCACCGCGTATGCGCAGCCGTTGCGCGGCGTCTTCGGCCGCGTCCTGGTCGTTTCCTGCGAGCGGGCGGTGCGGCATTACGTCGACTGCATCGGCGATCCGGACCTGCCCCACGACCGCTGGATCGACTTCTACCGCCTGCGCGGGCGGATGGAGTTCGCCGAGGGCCGGAGCCTGGAACCGTTGCACGACAGCGTGACCGTCGGCGCGCGGGCGGCGTGGCGGGCGATGCGGCCCATCGTGCGCGGGCTCGGCGCCGGCCCCGACGTCATCGCGCTCGCGGCGGAATCCGTCTTCGTCTACGTCGACGAACTCTGCGCCACGACGATCGAGGGCTACCAGCAGGCGGAAGCCAGGGCGGCGGGGGCGATCCCGCTCCGGCGCCGCCGCCTGCTGGAGCTGATCGCCCAGGCACCGGAAGGCTCGGCGGGCAGCATCGCCAGCCTGGCCGACGGCGCGGGCTGGCGGGTGCCGAGTGCCGCCGCGATGGTCGCCCTCAAGCGCGCCGCGGGCGCGCCCGCCTTTCCGGCCCACCTCCTCGGCGACACGGTGCTGGCCGACCTCGACACCGCGGAGCCGTACCTGCTCACCGCGGATCCCGACGCCGACCTCGCCCCACTGAAGGACGCGCTGGACGGCTGGCGCGTGGCCGTCTCCCCCGTCGTACCGCTGTCCGACGCCCCGGCCGCCCTCCGCACCGCCCGCCGCGCGCTTCTGCTGACCGGCGAGGACGCCCCCGGCCCGGTCGTCTGGTGCCGGGATCACCTCGCCACACTGTGGCTGCTCGCCGAAGACTTCCTCGGGGCCGAACTCGCCAAGCAGAGCCTCGACCCGTTCACCTCGCTGAGCGAGAAACAGCAGGAGCGGCTCAGCGAAACCCTGCTGGCGTGGCTGGAAACCCGCGGCGGGGCACCGGAGATCGCGCAGCGGCTCGGCGTGCACCCGCAGACTGTGCGGAACCGCCTCCGCCAGCTGGAGGATCTGTTCGGCGACCGCCTCAGGGACGCCGACGACCGGTTGAACATGCAGCTCGCGCTGCGCGCGCGGCGCCTTATGCGCGCTCACCGCCGCGACGAAGGGACGCCAGGGACCTGACGCGCCGGACCCGGCGTTCCGGTGGCCGCACGGTGGGGAGCACCCAGCGGAGGCCGCGGCGGGCGTGCTTCGCCCTCGGCTGGTCGACGTGGAAGTCCGCCCGGCAGGCCATTGCGTTTCTCCCCGTGGTGACGGGTGTTTACCGACGCTTTCCTGAATACCGGGACGGTGGGAAAATGTCGATGCGCAATAGACCGAGGCCGCCGGTTTTGGCATCCGCCTCGTGGTCGTTCCCCGAATTCTTGTCACCCGGGTCGCAATCGCCGGACGTGTCCCGCGACACGCTGACGAACCCGGCGTTCCACACGTTATTTTGACGCCCGACAACGGAAAGGCGGGACATGGCCCTCCAAGCGCGCATACTGACCCTGCACGGCAGGGAAATCCGGCTGCGGGAATACGTTCCGTCCACAAAGGACACCGAGGGCGAGCCGCTCG from Amycolatopsis sp. EV170708-02-1 includes:
- a CDS encoding CdaR family transcriptional regulator translates to MVLVVEYRGFGMLATLPRSLGEELRPYTGHAAAAMVKQVQRSVTAYAQPLRGVFGRVLVVSCERAVRHYVDCIGDPDLPHDRWIDFYRLRGRMEFAEGRSLEPLHDSVTVGARAAWRAMRPIVRGLGAGPDVIALAAESVFVYVDELCATTIEGYQQAEARAAGAIPLRRRRLLELIAQAPEGSAGSIASLADGAGWRVPSAAAMVALKRAAGAPAFPAHLLGDTVLADLDTAEPYLLTADPDADLAPLKDALDGWRVAVSPVVPLSDAPAALRTARRALLLTGEDAPGPVVWCRDHLATLWLLAEDFLGAELAKQSLDPFTSLSEKQQERLSETLLAWLETRGGAPEIAQRLGVHPQTVRNRLRQLEDLFGDRLRDADDRLNMQLALRARRLMRAHRRDEGTPGT
- a CDS encoding CdaR family transcriptional regulator, with product MSWQPVGALWARLPRELGDAVRPRIPAIARHCVEGVVSEIGECAEVFSDGEARAAAVELTRRSIERAIDRVGVPELLQNDLLVDFRAQGRIAFHQGLSREAAQAAFRVSSRVLWRSIASIGRQLQLPGDVLYGAAECLFGDVVEVTMALADGYNAAQAEATGPAEQRARLFRLLAGGTGYSQADAGALAVAIGWRIPDRITAVVFTASPGAPSFPAGLLPSAVPVDLVSDMPGALVACPEADLSGLRELPSGWSATVGVSVPIAQAAESYRIARRASELAQRGMITTVGPVLWCEEHITTLLLLADEFLLDRLAGEALEPLSGLAPRQHDELSATLLTQVQTRGSAPEIARQLAVHPQTVRARLRRLSELFGERLDDPDQRLRIELALRAERLRPADV